A part of Gemmobacter sp. 24YEA27 genomic DNA contains:
- a CDS encoding amino acid ABC transporter permease yields MFETAMTAKDFWMLVQGAGMTLLVTAISVAIGTVVGVICGIFRFQVGPWWAIPVTFVLDVCRSVPLLIQLSLAFAFVTAVLKLRVSGFSVACGVLSLYTAAYCSEIVRGALESVPPNTRRAGRSLGMSWLQDMRYIALPLASRVALPSWIGLSLGVMKDSALIYVVNVSELMKSTKDLITRLQEPLFLLLLCGVFYFVISFPVARFGSYLEKRWSND; encoded by the coding sequence ATGTTTGAAACAGCAATGACCGCCAAAGACTTCTGGATGCTGGTCCAGGGCGCCGGGATGACACTGCTTGTCACCGCTATCTCGGTCGCGATCGGGACCGTGGTCGGGGTGATCTGCGGCATCTTCCGCTTTCAGGTCGGGCCCTGGTGGGCCATTCCGGTGACCTTCGTGCTGGATGTGTGCCGTTCGGTGCCGCTTCTGATCCAGCTCTCGCTGGCCTTTGCCTTTGTCACGGCGGTGCTGAAACTGCGGGTCTCTGGCTTCTCGGTCGCCTGCGGAGTTCTGTCGCTTTATACAGCCGCCTATTGTTCGGAAATCGTGCGCGGCGCACTGGAGTCGGTGCCGCCGAATACTCGGCGCGCCGGGCGCTCGCTCGGGATGAGCTGGCTGCAGGATATGCGCTATATCGCGCTGCCGCTGGCCAGCCGGGTCGCCCTTCCGTCCTGGATCGGGCTTTCGCTTGGCGTTATGAAAGACTCGGCGCTGATCTATGTGGTCAATGTGTCCGAGCTGATGAAAAGCACCAAAGATCTGATCACCCGCCTGCAGGAGCCGCTTTTCCTGCTGCTCCTGTGCGGTGTGTTCTACTTTGTGATCAGCTTCCCCGTCGCCCGCTTCGGCAGCTATCTTGAAAAACGGTGGTCCAATGATTGA
- a CDS encoding FAD-binding oxidoreductase, producing MQNETDVIVIGAGVVGLSAALAIQARGLRVTVIDREGPAAGASAGNAGAFAFTDILPLASPGILKKAPKWLLDPLGPLSVPPSYALKIAPWMFRFWRACSPARVKQSTVAQTALMDLSKAELEPFLTLSGTLSMLEKKGNLQVYESKAELDASLPGWRAREEHGIEFRHMDAGEMAGIQPGLSPRFTHGTFTPGWFSISDPKLYTLALADRFRANGGVLERDEVTGIRPLTEGAEVLSHGKIRHAGHVVLAAGAHSHLIARSVGDHIPLETERGYNTTLPRGAFDLRTQVTFGGHGFVVSRLSTGIRVGGAVELGGLHRPPNFRRSEAMLKKAEAFLPGLKPEGGVQWMGFRPSLPDSLPAIGRSKNSARVVHAFGHGHLGLTQSAGTARLVADLVTGNAPAIDISAFSPQRF from the coding sequence ATGCAGAACGAGACCGATGTGATTGTCATCGGGGCGGGCGTCGTGGGTCTTTCCGCGGCGCTGGCCATTCAGGCGCGGGGCCTGCGCGTCACGGTGATTGACCGCGAAGGTCCGGCGGCGGGTGCATCGGCCGGGAATGCCGGGGCTTTCGCCTTTACCGATATCCTGCCGCTGGCAAGCCCCGGGATTCTGAAGAAGGCGCCGAAATGGCTGCTTGACCCTTTGGGGCCTCTGTCGGTGCCGCCGTCTTATGCGCTGAAGATCGCGCCCTGGATGTTTCGCTTCTGGCGCGCCTGTTCGCCCGCGCGGGTGAAGCAGTCGACGGTCGCACAGACCGCGCTGATGGATCTGTCAAAGGCCGAGCTCGAGCCGTTTCTGACCCTTTCCGGTACGCTGTCGATGCTGGAGAAGAAGGGCAATCTTCAGGTCTATGAGAGCAAGGCCGAGCTTGACGCGAGCCTGCCTGGCTGGCGCGCGCGCGAAGAACACGGGATCGAATTCCGCCATATGGACGCGGGCGAGATGGCCGGGATCCAGCCCGGTCTCAGCCCTCGTTTCACCCATGGCACTTTCACGCCGGGCTGGTTCTCGATCTCGGATCCGAAGCTCTACACCCTGGCGCTGGCCGACCGGTTCCGCGCCAATGGCGGTGTGCTGGAGCGCGACGAGGTCACCGGGATCAGGCCCCTGACCGAAGGCGCCGAAGTGCTTTCGCATGGGAAAATCCGCCATGCGGGCCATGTCGTGCTCGCGGCAGGGGCACATTCGCATCTGATCGCGCGTTCGGTCGGCGACCATATCCCGCTGGAAACCGAGCGTGGCTATAACACCACCTTGCCGCGCGGCGCGTTTGACCTGCGCACGCAAGTGACCTTTGGCGGCCATGGTTTCGTGGTTTCGCGCCTCTCCACCGGCATCCGTGTCGGCGGTGCGGTGGAATTGGGCGGGTTGCACCGGCCGCCGAATTTCAGACGATCAGAGGCGATGCTGAAAAAGGCCGAAGCCTTCCTGCCCGGGCTGAAGCCCGAGGGCGGCGTGCAATGGATGGGCTTTCGCCCGTCTTTGCCGGACAGCCTGCCGGCGATTGGCCGCTCGAAGAATTCTGCCCGCGTTGTTCACGCATTCGGTCATGGCCATCTCGGGCTGACGCAATCGGCCGGCACGGCGCGGCTGGTTGCCGACCTTGTGACTGGAAACGCGCCCGCCATCGACATATCTGCCTTCTCTCCCCAACGCTTCTGA
- a CDS encoding amino acid ABC transporter ATP-binding protein, which produces MIEIEKVRKSFGPLEVLKGIDLTVAKGEVLTVIGGSGSGKSTLLTCINGLEPIDSGRILVDGVEVHAKSTNLNKLRQKIGIVFQQWNAFPHLTVLENVMLAPRKVLGRSKAEAEAEAEKQLKHVGLGDKLSVYPARLSGGQQQRMAIARALAMGPTYMLFDEVTSALDPMLVGEVLDTLRLLASEGMTMICVTHEMKFAREVSDRVAFFHQGIMAEIAPPEELFGAPKSAELQKFLAATH; this is translated from the coding sequence ATGATTGAGATTGAAAAAGTCCGCAAAAGCTTTGGCCCGCTGGAAGTGCTTAAGGGCATCGACCTGACGGTGGCCAAAGGCGAGGTTCTGACCGTGATCGGTGGATCGGGGTCAGGGAAATCGACGCTCTTGACCTGTATCAACGGGCTGGAGCCAATTGATTCCGGGCGTATCCTCGTCGACGGGGTCGAGGTTCATGCAAAATCCACTAATCTCAACAAGCTGCGCCAGAAGATCGGCATCGTGTTCCAGCAATGGAATGCCTTTCCGCATCTGACCGTGCTGGAAAACGTCATGCTGGCGCCCCGGAAGGTGCTGGGCCGTTCCAAAGCCGAGGCCGAGGCCGAGGCTGAGAAACAGCTGAAACATGTGGGCCTGGGCGATAAGCTCTCGGTCTATCCGGCGCGACTTTCGGGCGGGCAGCAACAACGGATGGCAATTGCCCGGGCGCTCGCGATGGGGCCGACTTACATGCTGTTCGATGAGGTGACTTCGGCGCTGGATCCGATGCTGGTGGGCGAGGTGCTCGACACGCTCCGATTGCTGGCCTCGGAAGGCATGACGATGATCTGCGTCACCCATGAGATGAAATTCGCGCGCGAGGTTTCCGACCGCGTGGCCTTCTTCCATCAGGGCATCATGGCCGAGATCGCGCCTCCCGAAGAGCTGTTCGGCGCACCCAAATCCGCCGAATTGCAGAAGTTCCTCGCCGCCACTCATTAA